A stretch of Aureispira sp. CCB-E DNA encodes these proteins:
- a CDS encoding response regulator transcription factor, whose protein sequence is MKRTILLFGSLTIALLLLFQVSKYSLWHQPSHLEFYIVCIGLLFIGIGIALSRFFTKKNIYNPTGTPIPNSTQIPKEIDQAKLKETGLSKREYEILLLIADGLSNNEIAQQLFISESTVKTHVSKILSKLDAKRRTQAVQISRSLKII, encoded by the coding sequence ATGAAACGAACCATTCTACTATTTGGCAGCTTAACCATTGCTTTGTTACTGCTCTTTCAAGTGAGCAAGTATTCTTTGTGGCACCAACCCTCTCACCTAGAGTTTTATATTGTTTGCATTGGTCTTTTGTTTATAGGCATTGGAATTGCTTTAAGTCGTTTTTTTACCAAAAAAAATATTTACAATCCAACGGGGACACCAATTCCTAATAGCACTCAAATTCCTAAAGAAATTGATCAAGCTAAATTAAAGGAAACAGGATTAAGCAAAAGAGAGTACGAGATATTATTACTCATCGCAGATGGTCTATCCAATAACGAAATTGCTCAACAGCTTTTTATTTCAGAAAGTACGGTCAAAACACATGTTTCCAAAATTCTTTCTAAGTTAGATGCCAAAAGAAGAACACAAGCTGTTCAAATTAGTCGGTCGCTGAAAATCATCTAA
- the rnr gene encoding ribonuclease R — MTKKKKGSNKKGKNLPVHLLEKKIIDLFSKQITSRFDAKGIIGKLRISNSKDSVQHTLDKLVEKGKIEKASRGKYKWNKAAKTAKKDKRNNAQTTIGRVDATRSGSAYIISEDLEQDIFVPAHKLMGALNGDTVEVSWYMARKDKPEGQVIQVLERKSENFIGTLSLSDKFAFVIPDNPNMQTDIFVPLKYVPKEAEDGAKVVVTIVKWATDNKNNPEGKVTTYFGTEGGNDIEMKSILIQKGFNLTFPPEVLKENAAIDTEVKQSEIDKRRDMRAITTFTIDPATAKDFDDALSIELLENGNYEIGIHIADVGHYVLPGSELDKEAARRTTSVYLVDRVLPMLPEKLSNGVCSLRPNEEKLTFSAVFEMNKQGSIINEWFGKTAIYSDRRFTYEEAQERIESGEGDYAQELQLLNGLAYKLRAQRFKKGAINFESPEVRFKLDENGVPLEVYLKTRKDAHMLVEDFMLLANRRVGALMDGLHEKTGIQWPMVYRIHDEPDMERVHNFTDFAAQMGYKMKIESPEQVKKAFGKMLKEAEGKPEADILQQLAIRTMAKAVYSTNNIGHYGLGFATYSHFTSPIRRYADVLGHRILFDYLSDNNKRMNAQKLEELCKHISKKERDAMEAERESVKYKQAEFLENHVGEKFEGTISGITDHGIYVSIKANFCEGMIRYEKMFDDFSPDEHHFQIKSPSITYRMGDNVWVSVLGANKFKRQVDLELLDPEDEANRPPVREEVKELTFAEQEVANKAQEVASEVAKEAPAPKNEPKKGIKRVKVVQEPKKGRKNVQSTYNAKNEPFEALLPDVQKAFNKSHIKNIAKQKNAKWRYEIAPSAPMPDSVLLLHFNPEAALNKGYRGQKLISKHPFKPQGSTKTFFKTYFPQERLSEGYLSPFRSLDDKQLSKKDIELSLPIFEAFIQLLKPKKIVSFSVPMVETLQKNNYLSNLEEEEVTDQGRTVITSRGVLNVGELKIPIYFVPRPSSRLLKGLKTLAWEWALT; from the coding sequence ATGACAAAAAAAAAGAAAGGCTCTAATAAAAAAGGAAAAAACTTACCTGTACACCTTTTAGAGAAAAAAATAATTGATTTGTTTAGCAAACAGATCACTTCACGATTTGATGCCAAAGGCATTATTGGTAAATTAAGAATTTCAAATTCTAAAGATTCCGTTCAACACACCTTAGATAAATTGGTCGAGAAGGGAAAAATTGAAAAAGCCAGTCGTGGTAAATACAAATGGAATAAAGCTGCTAAAACAGCGAAGAAAGATAAACGAAACAATGCTCAAACGACTATTGGTAGAGTAGATGCGACTCGTAGCGGCTCTGCTTATATTATCAGTGAAGATTTAGAGCAAGATATTTTTGTTCCTGCTCATAAATTAATGGGGGCTCTCAATGGCGATACTGTAGAAGTATCGTGGTATATGGCTCGAAAGGACAAACCTGAGGGACAAGTCATTCAAGTCCTTGAACGCAAATCTGAAAACTTTATCGGTACCTTATCCTTGTCTGATAAATTTGCTTTTGTTATTCCTGATAACCCTAATATGCAAACCGATATTTTTGTTCCACTAAAATATGTCCCCAAGGAAGCAGAAGATGGTGCAAAAGTAGTTGTAACGATTGTAAAATGGGCAACAGACAACAAGAATAATCCAGAAGGAAAGGTGACGACTTACTTTGGAACAGAAGGAGGAAATGATATTGAGATGAAATCGATCTTAATTCAAAAAGGGTTTAATCTAACTTTTCCTCCAGAAGTACTCAAAGAAAACGCTGCTATTGATACTGAAGTCAAGCAAAGTGAAATTGATAAGCGTAGAGATATGCGTGCCATTACCACATTTACAATTGACCCTGCGACAGCCAAAGACTTTGATGATGCTTTGTCTATTGAATTATTAGAGAATGGTAATTACGAAATTGGAATTCATATTGCCGATGTAGGGCATTATGTCTTGCCTGGTTCTGAGTTAGACAAAGAAGCTGCAAGAAGAACAACTTCTGTTTATTTAGTGGATCGCGTACTACCTATGTTGCCTGAGAAACTATCCAATGGTGTTTGTTCGTTACGACCCAATGAGGAAAAATTAACCTTCTCTGCGGTTTTTGAAATGAATAAGCAAGGTAGTATTATTAATGAATGGTTTGGTAAAACCGCTATTTATTCTGATCGTCGTTTTACTTATGAGGAAGCGCAAGAACGCATAGAATCTGGTGAAGGGGACTACGCTCAAGAATTGCAACTACTCAATGGCTTGGCGTATAAATTACGAGCACAACGTTTCAAAAAAGGAGCGATCAACTTTGAATCGCCTGAAGTTCGCTTCAAACTAGATGAAAATGGTGTTCCGCTTGAAGTATACCTAAAAACTAGAAAAGATGCCCATATGTTGGTCGAAGACTTTATGTTATTGGCTAATAGACGGGTTGGAGCACTAATGGATGGCTTGCACGAAAAAACAGGCATTCAATGGCCTATGGTTTATCGTATTCACGACGAACCAGATATGGAGCGAGTTCATAACTTCACTGATTTTGCAGCTCAGATGGGCTACAAGATGAAGATTGAATCTCCCGAACAAGTAAAAAAAGCTTTTGGAAAAATGCTGAAAGAAGCGGAAGGAAAACCAGAAGCGGATATTTTGCAACAACTAGCCATTCGCACCATGGCTAAAGCGGTCTACTCGACCAACAATATTGGGCATTATGGTCTTGGTTTTGCAACTTACTCGCATTTCACGTCTCCTATTCGACGCTATGCAGATGTGCTAGGACACCGTATTTTGTTCGACTATTTGAGTGACAACAACAAGCGAATGAACGCACAGAAATTAGAAGAGTTATGCAAACATATTTCTAAAAAAGAGCGCGATGCTATGGAAGCAGAACGAGAGTCTGTAAAATACAAACAGGCGGAATTCTTAGAAAATCATGTAGGCGAAAAGTTTGAAGGAACTATTTCTGGAATTACAGACCATGGTATTTATGTTAGCATCAAAGCCAATTTCTGTGAAGGGATGATTCGCTACGAGAAAATGTTTGATGACTTTAGCCCTGATGAACATCATTTCCAAATCAAGTCGCCTTCAATTACTTATCGAATGGGAGATAATGTTTGGGTTAGTGTCTTGGGCGCTAATAAATTTAAACGACAAGTTGATTTAGAATTGCTAGACCCTGAAGATGAGGCGAACCGACCTCCTGTTCGAGAAGAAGTAAAGGAACTAACATTTGCAGAACAAGAAGTAGCCAATAAAGCACAAGAAGTTGCTTCGGAGGTTGCTAAAGAGGCTCCTGCTCCTAAAAATGAACCTAAAAAAGGTATTAAAAGAGTTAAGGTCGTTCAAGAACCTAAAAAGGGTAGAAAAAATGTTCAATCTACTTATAATGCGAAGAACGAACCTTTCGAAGCTTTGTTGCCTGATGTTCAAAAAGCATTTAACAAAAGCCATATCAAAAATATTGCGAAGCAGAAAAATGCAAAATGGAGATATGAAATTGCTCCTTCTGCTCCAATGCCAGACTCTGTCTTGTTGTTGCATTTCAACCCAGAAGCGGCTTTAAACAAAGGATATCGTGGTCAAAAGTTAATCTCCAAACATCCTTTCAAGCCGCAAGGAAGCACCAAAACGTTCTTCAAAACTTATTTCCCTCAAGAAAGACTTTCAGAGGGATATTTGTCTCCTTTCCGTTCTTTGGATGACAAACAACTCTCTAAAAAAGATATTGAATTAAGTTTGCCAATTTTTGAAGCTTTCATTCAGTTATTAAAGCCTAAAAAAATTGTTTCCTTCTCAGTTCCTATGGTAGAAACCTTGCAAAAGAATAATTATCTAAGCAATCTTGAAGAAGAGGAAGTTACAGATCAAGGACGTACGGTTATTACCTCTAGAGGTGTTTTGAATGTTGGTGAATTAAAAATTCCAATTTATTTCGTTCCTAGACCTTCCTCCCGTTTACTAAAGGGACTAAAAACCTTGGCTTGGGAATGGGCATTGACTTAA
- a CDS encoding DUF4199 domain-containing protein yields the protein MKKTIFRYGCRAGIAITTFSTINWFLFSDLLDYSSSEIVGYLSILVALSTIPLSIRYYQQQHSKQPLSLKEIWSLGIGISTVAATFMYLYSALFFHYMGDDFMQWTQANMDSTQWQQMQAQMATMPSYFLSPWFQAFVMFATVFLIGVIITIICTLVVKLRPN from the coding sequence ATGAAAAAGACTATCTTTCGATATGGCTGTCGAGCAGGAATTGCAATAACAACATTTAGTACCATCAACTGGTTTTTATTTTCGGACTTACTAGATTATTCTAGTAGCGAAATTGTTGGTTATTTATCTATTTTAGTAGCTTTATCAACCATTCCACTTAGCATACGATATTATCAACAGCAACATTCTAAACAGCCCCTCTCTCTTAAAGAAATATGGAGTCTTGGAATCGGTATTTCTACCGTTGCAGCAACATTTATGTACTTATATAGTGCGCTATTTTTTCATTATATGGGAGATGATTTTATGCAATGGACACAAGCCAATATGGATTCTACGCAGTGGCAACAAATGCAAGCACAAATGGCAACCATGCCTAGTTACTTTTTAAGTCCTTGGTTTCAGGCTTTTGTTATGTTTGCAACCGTATTTCTGATTGGTGTTATCATCACGATTATCTGTACTTTGGTTGTAAAGCTACGTCCAAACTAA